The nucleotide sequence TGAAGTGGATCTCATTTAGCTCGTTGAGCTCGAGAGTCTCAGGCTTTACCCTGCTCAAGAGCTCTTGCTCCATATTCCCCCTATCCACTAATTCCCCCTATCCACTATCTTGACCCCCTTCTTCAGAATGCTCGCCACGAGTGCTGGCGAAGCGTACTCTAAGTCGAGAACAGAGATCTTCTCCTCAGAGATCTGGAGCTCCTTCGCAACCTCCGCCACCACGTGGGAGATGATACTGGGCTTCGACGCTACAACGGCTACATCTATATCACTCGCGGGCATCGCCCTCCCTTCAGCGTAGCTCCCGAAGAGGTACATGAGCTTTATCTCCGGGTGCCTCTCCGCAGCCCTCCTAAGCGCCTCGACGAGCCTCTCCCTGTTGACGACTCCCACAATCCCACCTCCAGCCCCGCCGCAGAGCTGGACGCTCCGAGGTGCTCAGGGTTTTAGAGTTCTACTCCGTACTTCAGCGCTTCGCTCACTATGCTTATCCTCTTCTTCATCTCCTCGAATTCCTCCGGCGTGTAGCAGAGGAGGTCTACGTCTACGGGCGGCAGAGCCCCCTCCCTCCACAGAATCTTCAGTATGTACGTGGCTCTGTCCGTGAAGCCCACCCCCTCAAAGGCCTTGGAAACCACGATGAGGTCTATGTCAGACTCCTTCAGCGCGTCTCCCCGCGCCCTGGATCCGAAGAGTATTATCCTAGCGTCCGGTATGTGCCTCCTGATCGCCTCCACGACCCTCAGAACCATTTCATCCACTCCTCCCACCTCCGAGCACC is from Candidatus Korarchaeota archaeon NZ13-K and encodes:
- a CDS encoding nucleotidyltransferase; the protein is MVLRVVEAIRRHIPDARIILFGSRARGDALKESDIDLIVVSKAFEGVGFTDRATYILKILWREGALPPVDVDLLCYTPEEFEEMKKRISIVSEALKYGVEL
- a CDS encoding nucleotidyltransferase domain-containing protein, translated to MGVVNRERLVEALRRAAERHPEIKLMYLFGSYAEGRAMPASDIDVAVVASKPSIISHVVAEVAKELQISEEKISVLDLEYASPALVASILKKGVKIVDRGN